One region of Vibrio sp. FE10 genomic DNA includes:
- a CDS encoding SDR family NAD(P)-dependent oxidoreductase, translated as MDKIAFITGATSGFGKAAAKRFAEDNWSLVLSGRRIERLLDLKEELTVPVHVIQLDVRDADAVKQAIDSLPAEFSSITALVNNAGLALAPEGAPDVDLKDWHTMIDTNVTGLVNVTHALLPTLIKKGAGSSIINVGSIAGQWPYPGSHVYGASKAFVKQFSYNLRCDLQGTGVRVTDLSPGIAETEFTLVRTKGNQLASDNLYQGTTPLSAEDIAEQMFHIATLPEHININRVEVMPTRQAWSPFAIDRD; from the coding sequence ATGGATAAGATAGCGTTCATTACAGGGGCAACCTCAGGCTTCGGCAAAGCGGCAGCAAAGCGTTTTGCAGAAGATAACTGGTCATTAGTGTTGTCTGGTCGTCGTATCGAAAGGTTACTCGACCTAAAGGAAGAATTAACGGTGCCTGTGCATGTGATTCAACTCGACGTTCGAGACGCAGACGCCGTAAAACAAGCAATTGATTCACTACCCGCTGAATTTTCATCGATTACCGCATTGGTTAATAATGCAGGCCTCGCCTTAGCACCAGAAGGCGCACCTGATGTGGACTTAAAAGACTGGCACACCATGATCGACACCAATGTCACAGGCTTAGTCAATGTCACTCATGCACTGCTGCCGACGTTAATTAAAAAAGGCGCAGGAAGCTCTATCATCAATGTTGGCTCAATTGCAGGACAGTGGCCTTACCCAGGGAGTCATGTGTATGGCGCGAGCAAGGCGTTCGTAAAGCAGTTTAGTTACAACCTTCGCTGCGATCTACAAGGTACAGGAGTACGCGTGACTGACCTGTCCCCTGGCATCGCAGAAACAGAATTTACTCTAGTGAGAACCAAGGGTAACCAATTGGCATCAGACAATCTTTACCAAGGCACAACGCCATTGTCAGCAGAAGATATCGCCGAGCAGATGTTTCATATTGCGACCTTACCAGAGCACATCAACATAAACCGAGTCGAGGTGATGCCGACTCGCCAAGCATGGTCTCCATTCGCCATCGATAGAGACTAG
- a CDS encoding aspartate aminotransferase family protein: MEVSTEQLVNQDIIDLDKSVFHSWSIQEAAEPIAIAGGQGCNMWDYEGKEYLDFSSQLVNTNIGHQHPQVIKAIKDQADSLVTVAPATANLTRGLAAKRILSKAPSKFKKVFFTNAGADANENAIRMARQFTGRDKVLSAYRSYHGNTGTAIAATGDFRRIPNEYSRGHVHFFNPFLYRSEFNAATEAEESERALQHLERVIECEGPAAIAAIILETIPGTAGFLIPPKGYLIGVRELATKYGIQLIFDEVMVGFGRTGKWFAFEHFNVVPDLITFAKGVNSGYVPAGGVVVSEPIVEYFKSNFFMGGLTYSGHPLAMASIVATLDVMEQEGIITHADNVGNSVLGPLLLSLKELHPMIGDVRGKGMFWAVELVEDRESKTPLSNEKMGQLKAELTKRGLLTFIVNNRIHVAPPLVIQPSEIKKGVKIIDDVLCELAS, encoded by the coding sequence ATGGAAGTATCAACAGAACAGCTTGTAAACCAAGATATTATCGACCTCGACAAGAGCGTATTTCATTCTTGGTCGATTCAAGAAGCGGCAGAACCTATCGCTATCGCTGGTGGGCAAGGATGCAATATGTGGGACTACGAAGGTAAGGAATACCTCGATTTTAGTAGCCAGCTGGTTAACACCAACATTGGTCATCAGCATCCACAAGTGATTAAAGCCATTAAAGATCAGGCTGATTCATTGGTGACCGTTGCACCCGCGACAGCAAACCTCACTCGTGGTTTGGCCGCTAAACGTATTTTGTCTAAAGCACCAAGCAAGTTTAAGAAGGTGTTCTTTACCAACGCAGGGGCAGACGCCAACGAAAATGCAATTCGTATGGCGAGACAGTTTACAGGGCGCGATAAGGTGTTATCGGCTTACCGTTCTTATCATGGCAATACCGGAACAGCGATAGCGGCGACGGGCGATTTTCGTCGTATTCCAAACGAGTATAGCCGTGGGCACGTTCACTTCTTCAATCCATTTCTCTATCGAAGCGAATTCAATGCGGCGACTGAGGCAGAAGAGAGTGAGCGTGCCTTGCAGCATTTAGAACGAGTGATTGAATGCGAAGGGCCAGCGGCGATTGCGGCGATTATCTTAGAGACGATTCCGGGAACTGCGGGCTTCCTAATTCCACCGAAAGGCTACCTTATTGGTGTGCGTGAGCTTGCAACTAAATACGGAATTCAATTGATCTTTGATGAAGTCATGGTCGGTTTTGGTCGAACGGGTAAGTGGTTTGCGTTTGAGCACTTTAATGTCGTGCCGGATCTTATTACTTTCGCGAAAGGGGTTAACTCGGGTTATGTTCCGGCTGGTGGCGTGGTGGTCAGCGAACCGATCGTTGAGTACTTTAAGTCGAATTTTTTTATGGGTGGCTTAACGTATTCGGGTCATCCTCTAGCGATGGCTTCAATCGTTGCAACGCTCGATGTGATGGAGCAAGAGGGTATTATCACGCATGCTGATAATGTCGGGAATAGCGTTCTTGGGCCGCTTCTGCTCAGTCTTAAAGAGCTGCATCCTATGATTGGTGATGTGCGCGGTAAAGGGATGTTCTGGGCGGTTGAATTGGTCGAAGATCGAGAAAGTAAAACGCCATTGAGCAATGAGAAAATGGGTCAATTGAAAGCGGAGCTAACGAAACGAGGCCTGCTGACCTTTATTGTTAATAATCGTATTCATGTTGCTCCTCCTTTGGTTATCCAACCAAGCGAAATAAAGAAAGGCGTTAAGATCATTGATGACGTTTTGTGTGAGCTTGCATCTTAA
- a CDS encoding sulfite exporter TauE/SafE family protein, with amino-acid sequence MILILFAGVVRGYSGFGFAIIAALSLSFIVPPLQAVTIAILLDFLSTFPLLKRSKTTINIRLIAPLCIGMLVAVPFSLYFISAISESGLKAFIAMMSLVAGALIILDFRLTWLHHRHAFWAGAISGFSMTAASSGGPPLVTYLMNLTIEAKEQRATAIVFFLLSSAVSLIGFIWIGAFNQDTFTTGLWLLPTAVIGNLLGQKLYISVPNLPAKTTTAPILIGMALLMLISN; translated from the coding sequence ATGATATTGATTCTGTTTGCAGGTGTGGTTCGAGGTTATTCGGGATTTGGGTTTGCGATCATTGCAGCACTATCTCTCAGCTTTATAGTTCCACCATTACAAGCGGTAACCATCGCTATCCTGTTGGATTTTTTAAGTACCTTTCCTCTACTCAAGCGAAGTAAAACCACCATCAATATCCGGCTTATTGCGCCGCTGTGTATAGGCATGTTGGTTGCGGTGCCTTTCTCGCTGTATTTCATTAGCGCGATATCGGAATCAGGCTTGAAGGCCTTTATCGCGATGATGTCTTTAGTGGCTGGTGCACTGATTATTTTGGATTTTCGCCTGACATGGTTACACCATCGGCACGCATTTTGGGCAGGAGCTATATCCGGTTTCAGTATGACCGCGGCCTCTTCTGGCGGGCCTCCGTTAGTGACGTATTTAATGAATCTCACTATTGAAGCCAAAGAGCAGAGAGCGACCGCCATCGTGTTTTTCTTATTGAGTTCTGCAGTTTCATTAATCGGCTTTATTTGGATTGGTGCATTCAACCAAGACACGTTTACCACAGGCTTATGGTTACTTCCGACGGCTGTGATTGGCAATTTATTAGGGCAGAAACTGTATATCTCAGTACCTAACTTGCCTGCAAAAACAACGACCGCGCCGATCCTTATCGGCATGGCACTACTTATGTTAATTTCAAATTAG
- a CDS encoding PLP-dependent aminotransferase family protein, producing the protein MAINHNCFIEFDSKRSLQEQVRSYLVTAILNGIFPAEQALPSCRKLSSQLGVSRNTVSLVYDSLLDDGYLISKPRSGYYLSEKYQNPSDEMDSSLDHFESTDSNNAPDWSKRVKLQLNQYPRIVKPSHWSCYQYPFIFGQPSINDFPLAQWREATRKVTSDPHDHRWLCDKVDKDVDMLVEQIRTRVLPQRGIHAQSDEILITLGSQNALYLLSTLLMNDQSRVGVENPGYKEANHIFNLSGAQLHPHQVDEQGLKLNEHSSLCDHFYVTPSHQAPTGVTMSDERRTQLLEMAKANDAIIIEDDYDAECNVEWNPKPALKANDKDGRVIYVSSFSKLLAPGLRLGYIVAPEELIYDLRILRRLMYRHAPSRIQMEVAHFIEQGYYDSFVRRFRENTRQRWKLLNDAVLKYLPDCKRLAQSEQANSLWLQTPSHINSQRLASRAAQKGILIETGYSHFMTNTETESGYESLSEYDPNSYFRLGFHAIDKDLIAPGIKELSEVMKI; encoded by the coding sequence ATGGCGATAAATCACAATTGTTTCATCGAGTTTGATTCCAAAAGAAGCCTGCAAGAACAAGTACGTAGCTATTTGGTGACGGCGATATTGAATGGTATTTTTCCGGCTGAACAAGCGCTCCCATCTTGTCGTAAGCTCTCTAGCCAATTAGGTGTTTCACGCAATACTGTGTCCTTGGTGTACGACAGTTTGCTCGACGATGGCTACCTGATAAGTAAACCTCGCAGTGGGTATTACTTATCAGAAAAGTATCAAAATCCGAGCGATGAAATGGACTCTAGCTTGGATCATTTTGAATCAACAGACAGCAACAACGCACCGGATTGGAGCAAACGAGTGAAGCTGCAATTGAATCAATACCCACGAATCGTCAAACCGTCGCACTGGAGTTGCTATCAATACCCGTTTATTTTTGGCCAGCCTTCAATCAATGACTTTCCATTGGCTCAATGGCGAGAAGCAACAAGAAAAGTGACCTCAGATCCTCATGACCACCGCTGGTTGTGCGACAAAGTTGATAAAGACGTCGATATGCTGGTGGAACAAATACGCACAAGAGTGCTTCCGCAGCGCGGTATTCACGCTCAAAGTGATGAGATCTTAATAACCTTAGGCTCACAAAATGCGCTCTATCTGCTTTCTACTTTACTGATGAATGATCAAAGCCGAGTTGGCGTCGAGAACCCTGGCTATAAAGAGGCAAACCATATTTTTAATCTCTCAGGTGCGCAGTTACACCCTCATCAAGTAGATGAGCAAGGGTTAAAGCTCAATGAGCACTCATCGCTATGTGACCACTTCTACGTCACTCCGAGCCATCAAGCGCCAACTGGGGTTACCATGAGTGACGAACGTCGAACTCAGTTGCTTGAGATGGCAAAGGCCAATGATGCCATCATTATCGAAGATGACTACGATGCCGAGTGCAACGTTGAGTGGAATCCAAAACCGGCACTTAAAGCCAATGATAAAGATGGCCGAGTCATTTACGTCAGCAGCTTTTCCAAACTATTGGCACCCGGCTTGAGATTAGGCTACATCGTGGCACCTGAAGAACTGATTTATGACTTAAGAATCTTGCGCCGGTTAATGTATCGACACGCACCAAGCCGTATTCAAATGGAAGTCGCACATTTTATTGAACAAGGCTATTACGACAGCTTTGTGAGGCGCTTCAGAGAGAACACGCGTCAGCGTTGGAAGCTGCTCAATGATGCCGTCTTAAAGTATTTACCTGATTGCAAACGACTCGCACAAAGCGAGCAAGCCAACTCATTATGGCTACAAACACCGAGCCACATTAACAGCCAGCGACTGGCTTCACGAGCCGCACAGAAAGGGATACTGATTGAAACCGGGTATTCACACTTTATGACTAATACCGAAACGGAATCGGGTTATGAATCATTGTCAGAATATGATCCCAACTCTTATTTTCGATTAGGATTTCATGCCATCGATAAAGATCTAATCGCTCCCGGCATCAAAGAACTGTCTGAGGTAATGAAGATTTAG